A window from Oscillatoria sp. FACHB-1406 encodes these proteins:
- a CDS encoding CmpA/NrtA family ABC transporter substrate-binding protein, which yields MSKLSRRRFLLTSSAAAAGTVILHGCVPNSSGSSSTSASPAGESPAPAPSLSEADKPEVATAKLGFIALTDAAPLIIAKEKGFFNEFGMTDVEVLKQASWPVTRDNLELGSSGGGIDGAHILSPMPYLMTAGKITKQPVPMQILARLNVNGQAISVSKTYLDKKVALDSKGLKEALKGKADATAAITFPGGTHDLWMRYWLAAGGVDPTKDIKVIPIPPPQMVANMKSGTMDTFCVGEPWNAQLVNQKQGYTALVTGELWKNHPEKAFTMRKDWVEKNPKAAVALLKGIMKAQQWCEKAENKEEMCKIIAKDQWLKVPVEDIIGRSKGEIDYGDGRKETKPDIAMKFWADNASFPYKSHDLWFVTEDIRWGYLPADTDAKKLVDEVNRSDLWKEAAKALGVAEAEIPSSDSRGVEEFFDGTKFDPENPKAYLDGLKIKKA from the coding sequence ATGTCAAAACTTTCTCGTCGTCGCTTCCTCCTCACTTCCAGTGCAGCCGCCGCCGGTACTGTTATCCTGCATGGTTGTGTGCCTAATTCTTCCGGCAGTTCCTCCACCTCCGCCTCTCCGGCTGGCGAATCTCCCGCTCCCGCCCCCAGCCTCAGCGAAGCAGACAAACCTGAAGTGGCTACCGCTAAACTCGGCTTTATTGCTCTGACGGATGCGGCTCCCCTCATCATTGCCAAAGAAAAGGGCTTCTTCAATGAATTTGGGATGACCGACGTTGAAGTTCTCAAGCAAGCCTCTTGGCCCGTCACGCGAGATAACCTCGAACTCGGTTCCAGTGGCGGCGGTATCGACGGCGCGCATATTCTCTCGCCCATGCCCTATTTGATGACAGCCGGGAAAATCACCAAACAACCCGTGCCGATGCAAATTTTGGCAAGGTTAAATGTTAACGGACAAGCTATTTCCGTCAGCAAAACCTACCTCGATAAAAAGGTTGCTCTCGATAGTAAAGGACTCAAAGAAGCGCTCAAAGGTAAGGCAGATGCTACCGCAGCAATTACCTTCCCCGGCGGCACGCACGACCTGTGGATGCGTTACTGGCTCGCAGCCGGAGGTGTTGACCCGACTAAAGATATTAAAGTTATTCCCATCCCGCCGCCGCAAATGGTTGCGAACATGAAATCGGGGACGATGGACACTTTTTGCGTGGGCGAACCTTGGAACGCGCAACTCGTTAACCAGAAGCAAGGATACACTGCTTTAGTAACCGGCGAACTTTGGAAAAATCACCCCGAAAAAGCCTTTACAATGCGTAAAGACTGGGTTGAAAAAAATCCAAAAGCTGCTGTTGCATTGCTCAAAGGTATTATGAAAGCTCAGCAATGGTGCGAGAAAGCTGAAAATAAAGAAGAGATGTGCAAAATCATCGCTAAAGACCAATGGTTAAAGGTTCCCGTTGAAGATATTATCGGTCGTTCTAAAGGCGAAATTGATTACGGCGACGGACGCAAAGAAACCAAGCCCGATATCGCTATGAAGTTCTGGGCAGATAACGCCTCCTTCCCCTACAAGAGTCACGATCTGTGGTTCGTTACTGAAGATATTCGCTGGGGATATTTACCAGCCGATACCGATGCGAAAAAACTCGTTGATGAAGTCAATCGTTCCGATCTCTGGAAGGAAGCAGCAAAAGCCCTTGGGGTTGCCGAGGCTGAAATTCCGAGTAGCGATTCTCGCGGGGTTGAAGAATTTTTCGATGGCACAAAATTTGACCCAGAAAATCCCAAAGCTTATTTAGATGGATTGAAGATTAAGAAAGCTTGA
- the ntrB gene encoding nitrate ABC transporter permease, producing MVAPTDSYVKKPNFLVTLIQKPPKKLLRPMVAILFVLTVWQVICSAPGAPLPSPSKVVSDTWELIVNPFFVREGTDVGIFWQIFASLQRVAVGYSLAAIVGISAGILLGCNPFLYDAFDPLFQVLRTIPPLAWLPISLAVFQAFNPLEKAGVKVNEVAAIFVIFVTAVWPIVMNTTVGVQQIPQDYKNVAKVLQLPARKYFFKILFPASVPYIFSGLRIGIGLSWLAIVAAEMLVGGVGIGFFIWDNYNSSRTSHIILGLLYVGIVGLLLDRLIAFIARLVVPEEQKE from the coding sequence ATGGTCGCTCCCACTGACAGCTACGTTAAAAAGCCGAACTTTCTCGTTACTCTGATTCAAAAGCCGCCGAAAAAACTTCTGCGTCCAATGGTTGCGATTCTCTTCGTTCTCACCGTCTGGCAAGTGATTTGTAGCGCTCCCGGCGCACCGCTACCGAGTCCTTCTAAGGTGGTGAGCGACACCTGGGAATTAATCGTCAATCCCTTCTTCGTTCGCGAAGGAACTGATGTTGGCATTTTTTGGCAAATCTTCGCGAGTTTACAGCGCGTTGCAGTCGGCTATTCGTTGGCAGCAATTGTTGGAATTAGTGCCGGAATTCTCCTCGGCTGTAATCCTTTTCTGTATGATGCTTTCGATCCACTCTTTCAAGTTTTACGCACCATTCCCCCCCTCGCTTGGCTGCCGATTTCGCTAGCCGTTTTCCAAGCTTTTAACCCCTTGGAAAAAGCGGGCGTAAAGGTAAATGAAGTTGCTGCAATTTTTGTGATTTTTGTCACTGCGGTGTGGCCGATTGTAATGAATACCACTGTCGGCGTACAGCAGATTCCCCAAGATTACAAAAATGTCGCTAAAGTGCTGCAACTGCCTGCGAGAAAGTATTTCTTTAAAATCCTTTTCCCCGCTTCCGTTCCCTATATCTTCAGCGGTTTGAGAATCGGCATCGGCTTATCTTGGTTGGCAATCGTCGCAGCAGAAATGCTGGTGGGCGGTGTTGGAATCGGCTTTTTTATCTGGGATAACTACAACAGTTCTCGTACCAGCCATATCATTCTCGGTCTGCTCTATGTCGGGATTGTCGGCTTGTTGCTCGATCGCCTGATTGCCTTTATCGCTCGATTGGTCGTTCCAGAAGAACAAAAAGAATAA
- a CDS encoding nitrate ABC transporter ATP-binding protein (This model describes the ATP binding subunits of ATP-binding cassette (ABC) transporters for nitrate transport, or for bicarbonate transport, in bacteria and archaea.) has protein sequence MQSFLEVDHVDRIFRLQNGGNYVALKNIQLDIQQGEFITLLGHSGCGKSTLLNIIAGLDRPTQGGVVLEGKEVRAPGPDRMVVFQNYSLLPWMTVRENIALGVDEVLQNLPAGERNRLIDHYIEVVKLQHAADKRPGELSGGMKQRVAIARALSLRPKVLLLDEPFGALDALTRGGLQEQLMQICQESNVTCIMVTHDADEALLLSDRIVMLTNGPAAHIGQILEVPFPRPRSRMTVVNHPKYYALRGEIVYFLEQQKKAKKRKVQAPAVVAANGLEKVNLEIGFIPLTDCAPLVVAKEKGFFEKHGLTQVKLIREPSWKVISEGLREGRLDAAQVVAGMPISITLGMGGNDPVPMVTALTMSRNGNAITFSKKLYDQGIRTLADFKAAIDRDPDTVHTLGMVHPSSMHNLMLRHWLASGGIDPDRDVNITVIPPAQMVANLKAGNISGYCVGEPWNSRAVNEGIGFVIATDLDIWSGHLEKVLTAREDWAAKYPQTHLALVKALLEACEYCDDRRNREEILQFLCRPEYVGADPVDLRPGFIDPYDRGTDELQVLDRYNQFFVAKTNCPKRTEALWVLTQMARWGITSFPRNWLDIVERVRRVDVYTEAATQLDLPALEPDRRPIQFTDGTTFNPDDPIEYLNRLEIKRPIRVEEIDIDRPAVLV, from the coding sequence ATGCAATCCTTCCTTGAAGTAGACCACGTAGACCGCATCTTTCGCCTCCAAAACGGCGGCAACTACGTCGCCCTCAAAAACATTCAACTCGACATCCAGCAAGGTGAATTTATCACCCTCCTCGGTCATTCCGGCTGCGGTAAATCCACCCTGCTGAACATCATCGCCGGACTCGATCGCCCCACGCAAGGCGGCGTTGTCCTCGAAGGTAAAGAAGTTCGCGCCCCCGGTCCGGATCGCATGGTCGTTTTCCAAAACTACTCCCTTCTTCCTTGGATGACGGTGCGCGAAAACATTGCCCTCGGAGTCGATGAAGTCCTGCAAAATCTCCCCGCTGGCGAACGCAACCGCCTCATCGACCATTACATCGAAGTTGTCAAACTGCAACACGCCGCCGATAAACGCCCCGGCGAACTCTCCGGCGGGATGAAACAGCGAGTCGCGATCGCGCGCGCGCTTTCCCTCCGCCCCAAAGTCCTCCTCCTCGACGAACCCTTCGGCGCTCTCGATGCCTTAACGCGCGGCGGTTTGCAAGAACAATTGATGCAAATTTGTCAAGAGAGTAACGTCACCTGCATCATGGTGACGCACGATGCCGACGAAGCCCTGCTGCTGTCCGATCGCATCGTCATGCTTACAAACGGCCCCGCCGCCCACATCGGTCAAATCCTGGAAGTTCCCTTCCCGCGCCCTCGCAGCCGCATGACCGTCGTCAACCACCCAAAATACTACGCCCTGCGCGGCGAAATCGTCTACTTCCTCGAACAGCAGAAAAAAGCCAAAAAACGCAAAGTTCAAGCGCCTGCTGTCGTTGCCGCTAACGGCCTCGAAAAAGTCAACCTCGAAATTGGCTTTATCCCCCTCACGGACTGCGCCCCCCTCGTCGTTGCCAAAGAAAAAGGCTTCTTTGAAAAACACGGTCTCACTCAAGTCAAACTAATCCGCGAACCGAGTTGGAAAGTCATCTCTGAAGGGTTGCGCGAAGGTCGCCTCGATGCCGCTCAAGTCGTCGCCGGAATGCCCATCTCCATTACCCTCGGAATGGGCGGTAACGATCCCGTACCAATGGTGACAGCCCTTACCATGTCCCGCAACGGTAACGCCATCACCTTCAGCAAAAAACTCTACGATCAAGGGATTCGCACCCTCGCCGACTTCAAAGCCGCGATCGATCGCGACCCCGATACCGTACATACCCTCGGTATGGTTCACCCCTCCTCCATGCACAACTTAATGTTGCGCCACTGGCTGGCCTCCGGCGGTATCGATCCCGATCGCGATGTCAACATCACCGTCATTCCCCCCGCCCAAATGGTCGCTAACCTCAAAGCGGGTAACATTAGCGGCTATTGCGTCGGCGAACCCTGGAACTCCCGCGCCGTCAACGAAGGCATCGGCTTCGTCATCGCCACCGACCTCGATATCTGGTCGGGACACCTCGAAAAAGTCCTCACCGCGCGCGAAGACTGGGCGGCAAAATATCCCCAAACCCACCTCGCCCTCGTCAAAGCGCTACTCGAAGCTTGCGAATACTGCGACGACCGCCGCAACCGCGAAGAAATCTTGCAATTCCTCTGCCGTCCCGAATACGTGGGTGCCGATCCTGTCGATCTTCGTCCCGGTTTCATCGATCCCTACGATCGCGGCACCGACGAACTCCAAGTCCTCGATCGCTATAACCAATTCTTCGTTGCTAAAACCAACTGTCCCAAACGCACCGAAGCCCTGTGGGTACTGACTCAAATGGCGCGTTGGGGGATTACGTCCTTCCCCCGTAACTGGCTCGATATTGTCGAACGGGTGCGCCGCGTCGATGTTTACACCGAAGCCGCTACTCAACTCGACCTACCCGCCCTCGAACCCGATCGCCGTCCGATTCAGTTTACAGACGGTACGACCTTCAACCCCGATGACCCGATCGAATACCTCAACCGTTTAGAAATTAAGCGCCCGATTCGCGTTGAGGAAATCGACATCGATCGCCCTGCCGTTCTCGTTTAA
- a CDS encoding nitrate ABC transporter ATP-binding protein (This model describes the ATP binding subunits of ATP-binding cassette (ABC) transporters for nitrate transport, or for bicarbonate transport, in bacteria and archaea.), producing the protein MQTLNSQTLDKLKKSPDASFLEIDSVSKIYPTPKGDYTVLDGVNLTVQEGEFICLIGHSGCGKSTLLNMVSGLNKPTLGEVRMKNQRITKPGPDRMVVFQNYSLLPWLSVYENVYLGVDEVFAHKSKADKKAIVEEHLELVGLTEAANKKPTQISGGMKQRVAIARALATRPEALILDEPFGALDPITREELQEELLKIWEDHKITVMMITHDIDEALFLADRLVMMTNGPAARIGEILDIPFPRPRNRARLAEDPRYYELRNEALDFLFHRYAHDDTE; encoded by the coding sequence ATGCAAACCTTGAATTCCCAAACTTTAGACAAACTTAAGAAATCGCCTGACGCTAGCTTTTTGGAAATCGACAGCGTTTCCAAAATTTACCCCACGCCCAAAGGCGACTATACCGTTCTCGATGGCGTAAATCTCACCGTCCAGGAAGGGGAATTTATCTGCTTGATCGGTCACTCGGGTTGCGGTAAATCGACGCTACTCAACATGGTTTCGGGTTTGAATAAGCCTACCCTCGGCGAAGTGCGGATGAAGAATCAACGCATTACCAAACCCGGTCCCGATCGCATGGTCGTTTTCCAAAACTATTCGCTCCTACCTTGGCTCAGCGTTTACGAAAATGTCTATCTGGGAGTTGACGAGGTTTTTGCCCACAAATCCAAAGCTGATAAAAAAGCGATCGTAGAGGAACATCTAGAGTTAGTCGGACTGACTGAAGCCGCCAATAAAAAGCCGACCCAAATTTCTGGGGGGATGAAACAGCGAGTCGCGATCGCGCGCGCCCTAGCCACTCGTCCCGAAGCCTTAATCCTCGACGAACCCTTCGGTGCATTAGACCCCATCACTCGCGAAGAACTGCAAGAAGAACTGCTGAAAATTTGGGAAGACCACAAAATCACCGTCATGATGATCACCCACGACATCGACGAAGCCTTATTTTTAGCCGATCGCCTCGTGATGATGACCAACGGACCGGCCGCCCGGATTGGCGAAATTCTCGATATTCCTTTTCCCCGTCCGCGCAATCGCGCCCGCCTCGCTGAAGATCCCCGTTACTACGAACTCCGCAACGAAGCGCTCGACTTCTTATTCCATCGATATGCCCACGACGATACGGAATAA
- a CDS encoding nitrate reductase, whose amino-acid sequence MDEKKADPTVKTLCPYCGVGCGLEVSPPKALKENAAAWKVRGNRAHPSSQGMVCVKGATVVESIQRDRLLYPMFRETLEQSFRRISWDEAFDRIVTRIQTLLATDGPNSICMYGSGQFVTEDYYTAQKLIKGCLGTNNFDANSRLCMSSAVSGYKQSFGSDGPPCCYDDLELTDCAFIVGSNTAECHPIIFNRLRKYHKANPNVRLIVVDPRATPTAEVADLHLPIQPGTDIDLFNGIAYLLLEWGAIDEKFIGERTANFDAFAETVRYYTPEKVAQRCGITEEQLQQAATYWAESQRVLSLWSMGLNQSSEGTAKIRTLINLHLLTGQLGKLGAGPFSLTGQPNAMGGREAGGLSHLLPGYRSVTEARDRAEIEQFWGFPAGQISPQRGRNTWEIITGLESGEVKLLWIAATNPAVSLPDLVRTKRALSQSPFTIYQEAYYPTETTAYAHLLLPATQWSEKTGVMTNSERRVTLCPAFHKPPGEAREDWSIFAEVGRRLGYEEQFPFQTSADVYREFARTTQGRVCDISGLSHEILQQQGPQQWPFPEPKTENLDSSVSKRLYTNLHFPTPDGRARFAALHSRGLAEPPDPDYPFVLTTGRLYGHWHTQTRTGRIDKINQMHPEPFIEIHPRDAQKLGIEEGERVEVRSRRGKCQFKARVTQAIAPGTLFIPMHWGALWAEEAEANALTHPESCPDSHQPELKACAVQLIAVGASDELSARETVSIQN is encoded by the coding sequence ATGGACGAAAAGAAAGCAGACCCAACCGTTAAAACACTTTGCCCGTATTGTGGGGTTGGCTGCGGGCTAGAAGTCTCACCGCCAAAAGCGCTTAAGGAAAATGCCGCCGCCTGGAAAGTCAGGGGCAATCGCGCTCATCCCTCCAGTCAGGGTATGGTTTGCGTTAAAGGAGCTACTGTTGTCGAATCGATACAACGCGATCGCCTGCTCTATCCTATGTTTCGGGAAACCCTCGAGCAATCCTTTCGCCGCATTTCCTGGGATGAAGCCTTCGATCGCATCGTTACTCGCATTCAAACCCTCCTCGCTACCGATGGTCCCAATTCCATTTGTATGTATGGTTCCGGGCAGTTCGTCACCGAAGATTATTACACCGCCCAAAAATTAATTAAGGGTTGCCTCGGTACGAATAACTTCGATGCCAACTCCCGCCTATGTATGTCTTCTGCTGTCTCCGGTTACAAACAAAGTTTCGGTTCCGACGGCCCGCCCTGCTGTTACGATGACCTCGAATTGACCGACTGCGCCTTTATTGTCGGCAGCAATACCGCTGAATGTCATCCCATTATTTTCAATCGCCTTCGTAAATATCACAAAGCCAATCCAAACGTTCGTTTAATCGTTGTCGATCCGCGCGCGACACCTACCGCTGAAGTCGCCGATCTTCACCTCCCCATTCAACCGGGAACCGATATCGATCTGTTTAACGGTATCGCCTACTTACTTCTAGAATGGGGCGCGATCGATGAGAAATTCATCGGGGAACGCACCGCGAATTTTGATGCTTTTGCAGAAACCGTTCGCTACTATACCCCCGAAAAAGTTGCCCAACGCTGCGGTATTACTGAAGAACAATTACAGCAAGCGGCTACCTATTGGGCAGAATCCCAGCGCGTTCTTTCCCTTTGGTCGATGGGACTCAATCAATCTTCGGAAGGAACCGCAAAAATCAGAACCTTAATTAACTTGCATCTCCTCACCGGACAACTCGGAAAACTGGGCGCGGGGCCGTTTTCTCTGACCGGACAGCCGAACGCGATGGGCGGGCGAGAAGCGGGCGGTTTGTCCCATTTGCTTCCCGGCTACCGCAGCGTCACCGAAGCGCGCGATCGCGCCGAAATCGAGCAATTCTGGGGCTTTCCCGCCGGTCAAATTTCCCCTCAGCGGGGACGCAATACCTGGGAAATCATTACGGGCTTAGAAAGCGGCGAGGTAAAATTACTCTGGATTGCAGCCACGAATCCCGCAGTTAGTCTGCCCGACCTAGTACGCACAAAACGCGCGTTAAGTCAATCTCCTTTCACAATTTATCAAGAAGCTTACTATCCGACCGAAACGACGGCCTACGCGCATTTATTGCTTCCCGCTACGCAATGGAGCGAAAAAACCGGCGTAATGACGAATAGCGAGCGCCGCGTTACCCTTTGTCCCGCCTTCCACAAACCGCCGGGAGAAGCGCGGGAGGATTGGTCGATTTTCGCTGAAGTCGGGCGACGCTTGGGATATGAGGAGCAATTTCCCTTCCAAACGTCCGCCGATGTTTACCGCGAGTTTGCCCGAACGACGCAAGGTCGAGTTTGCGATATTAGCGGCTTGAGTCATGAGATTTTACAGCAACAAGGGCCGCAGCAATGGCCATTTCCGGAGCCAAAGACCGAAAATCTCGATTCATCGGTTTCTAAGCGACTCTACACGAATCTTCACTTCCCGACTCCCGACGGACGCGCGCGCTTTGCCGCCTTGCACTCGCGAGGACTCGCAGAACCACCCGATCCCGATTACCCTTTTGTTTTAACAACCGGACGATTGTACGGCCATTGGCACACGCAAACGCGCACGGGACGCATCGATAAGATTAATCAGATGCACCCGGAACCGTTCATCGAAATTCACCCTCGGGATGCCCAGAAATTGGGGATTGAAGAGGGAGAACGGGTGGAGGTGCGATCGCGTCGGGGAAAATGCCAGTTTAAAGCCAGAGTGACTCAAGCGATCGCGCCGGGAACGCTTTTTATCCCCATGCACTGGGGCGCACTCTGGGCGGAAGAGGCGGAAGCCAATGCCCTCACCCACCCGGAATCCTGCCCCGACTCCCACCAACCCGAGCTTAAAGCTTGTGCGGTACAACTCATCGCCGTTGGTGCGTCCGATGAGTTATCCGCTCGCGAGACGGTCTCGATTCAAAATTAA
- a CDS encoding ribbon-helix-helix domain-containing protein — MKKSVFFRLTSEELERLETYCKATGRSKSDVLRELVRNLKIERKPS; from the coding sequence ATGAAAAAGAGTGTATTTTTTAGACTGACTAGCGAAGAGCTTGAGAGATTAGAAACCTACTGCAAGGCGACAGGAAGATCGAAGTCAGACGTTCTAAGGGAACTTGTTAGAAATCTTAAGATCGAGAGAAAGCCGTCCTAG
- the recA gene encoding recombinase RecA, translated as MATIAKNPDKEKALKLVLSQIERNFGKGAIMRLGDATRMRVETISSGALTLDLALGGGLPRGRVIEIYGPESSGKTTLALHALAEVQKNGGVAAFVDAEHALDPTYAAALGVDIDNLLVAQPDHGEAALEIVDQLVRSAAVEIVVVDSVAALVPRAEIEGEMGDTQVGLQARLMSKALRKIAGNIGKSESTVIFLNQLRQKIGVTYGSPEVTTGGTALKFYASVRLDIRRIQTLKKGTEGEYGIRAKVKVAKNKVAPPFRIAEFDIIFGQGISQIGCMLDLAESSGVVNRKGAWYSYNNENIAQGRDNAVKYLEERPEVAAEIERQVRDKIAGNPAIAGGPVLEDDDEADLEEE; from the coding sequence ATGGCTACAATCGCTAAAAATCCCGATAAAGAAAAAGCACTCAAGTTAGTTCTCAGTCAAATCGAGCGCAACTTTGGCAAAGGCGCGATTATGCGCCTCGGTGATGCCACGCGGATGCGAGTCGAGACCATATCGAGCGGCGCGCTTACCTTAGACTTAGCCTTGGGAGGCGGTCTGCCCCGAGGTCGCGTCATTGAAATCTACGGTCCGGAAAGTTCCGGGAAAACTACCCTCGCCCTCCACGCCCTCGCCGAAGTCCAGAAAAACGGAGGCGTAGCAGCCTTTGTGGATGCCGAACACGCGCTCGACCCCACCTATGCGGCTGCATTAGGGGTAGATATCGATAACCTCCTCGTCGCCCAACCCGACCACGGCGAAGCTGCCCTAGAAATCGTCGATCAATTAGTCCGTTCGGCTGCCGTAGAAATCGTCGTGGTGGACTCGGTAGCTGCTTTGGTGCCGCGTGCGGAAATTGAAGGGGAGATGGGGGATACTCAAGTCGGCTTGCAAGCGCGCTTGATGAGTAAAGCGCTGCGAAAAATTGCCGGTAATATCGGCAAGTCAGAGTCTACGGTTATTTTCCTCAACCAGTTGCGGCAAAAGATCGGCGTAACTTATGGCAGTCCGGAAGTGACGACCGGAGGAACGGCACTGAAGTTTTATGCTTCGGTGCGCCTCGATATTCGCCGCATTCAAACTTTGAAAAAAGGAACGGAAGGGGAGTATGGAATTCGGGCTAAGGTTAAAGTTGCGAAAAATAAGGTTGCTCCGCCTTTCCGGATTGCGGAGTTTGATATTATTTTCGGACAGGGAATTTCTCAAATTGGCTGTATGCTCGATTTAGCGGAATCGAGCGGCGTGGTTAACCGCAAGGGGGCCTGGTACAGCTATAACAACGAGAATATTGCCCAAGGTCGCGATAATGCGGTGAAGTATCTCGAAGAACGGCCGGAAGTTGCCGCCGAGATCGAACGACAGGTTCGCGATAAAATTGCTGGCAATCCGGCGATCGCGGGCGGGCCTGTTTTAGAAGATGACGACGAGGCAGATTTAGAAGAAGAATAA
- a CDS encoding tetratricopeptide repeat protein translates to MGSALAAPTYTEQQLQAGEALAQKAIQASQQGDLQAAERDWTQLIEQFPDNPAVWSNRGSVRVSQNHLEEAIADFNRAIELAPYAPDPYLNRGTAYEGQSRYEDAIADYNKVLDLNPNDAAAYNNRGNAEAGRGQWQDAIADYRKAADLDRNFAFARVNYALALYQTGSTPEALAAMRNLVRKYPMFPDARAALAAALWEQKQQGEAESNWVAAIGIDKRYQDLDWVQNVRRWPPAMVAALQKFLNIE, encoded by the coding sequence ATGGGATCGGCGCTGGCTGCTCCAACCTACACCGAGCAACAATTACAAGCCGGGGAGGCTTTGGCGCAAAAAGCGATTCAGGCTTCGCAGCAGGGGGATTTACAGGCGGCAGAACGAGACTGGACGCAGTTAATCGAGCAATTTCCCGACAATCCGGCAGTTTGGAGCAATCGGGGCAGCGTTCGCGTCTCACAGAATCATTTGGAGGAAGCGATCGCGGATTTTAATCGCGCCATCGAACTAGCCCCTTATGCTCCAGATCCCTATCTCAATCGCGGTACGGCTTACGAAGGGCAGAGCCGCTACGAAGACGCGATCGCGGACTACAATAAAGTCTTAGACCTCAATCCCAACGATGCCGCCGCCTACAACAATCGCGGCAACGCCGAAGCCGGACGGGGACAGTGGCAAGATGCGATCGCCGATTACCGCAAAGCTGCCGATCTCGACCGAAATTTTGCTTTTGCCCGCGTTAACTATGCCTTAGCCCTCTATCAAACCGGGAGTACCCCCGAAGCGCTCGCGGCGATGCGCAACCTCGTTCGCAAGTACCCGATGTTTCCCGACGCGCGCGCTGCACTCGCGGCGGCGTTGTGGGAACAGAAGCAACAAGGAGAAGCCGAGAGTAATTGGGTTGCCGCGATCGGTATCGATAAGCGCTACCAAGACTTAGACTGGGTTCAAAATGTCCGCCGCTGGCCGCCAGCAATGGTTGCTGCCCTCCAAAAATTCTTGAATATCGAGTAA
- a CDS encoding metal-dependent phosphohydrolase — protein sequence MSSFLELTVDSFVERIEECYRSLYSNLKPHYLKVLREAAQRSMAVLGQCDAAYHNADHTMLVTLAGQEILLGKQKLEGNISAEAWLHSIISWLLHDIGYAKGACSRDCPEQNIYALGRGEAAIALSPEATAASLTPYHVERSKQFARENFSNCSPLAIEILERNIELTRFPVPKGELYADTLGYAGLTRAADLIGQLADPQYLSKLPALYREFEETGANLALGCRSADDLHACYPNFFWKVAYPYFKDALPYLKATQLGQQIVANLYANVFLVERELYVAAREYSCAIAKNYRDTAADTASFAAHLESQRLTLAPV from the coding sequence ATGTCGAGTTTTTTAGAACTGACGGTCGATAGCTTTGTCGAACGTATCGAGGAATGTTATCGCAGCCTCTATAGCAACCTTAAACCTCATTACCTGAAGGTTTTAAGGGAGGCAGCGCAACGCTCTATGGCAGTCCTCGGACAGTGCGATGCAGCGTATCACAATGCCGACCATACAATGCTCGTGACCCTCGCGGGTCAAGAAATTCTGTTGGGAAAACAAAAGTTAGAAGGGAATATTTCGGCCGAGGCGTGGCTGCATAGCATTATTTCTTGGCTATTGCACGATATCGGCTACGCGAAGGGAGCTTGTAGCCGCGATTGTCCGGAGCAAAATATTTATGCCCTCGGGCGCGGGGAAGCAGCGATCGCGCTGTCGCCAGAAGCAACAGCCGCGAGCTTAACGCCCTATCACGTCGAACGCAGCAAGCAGTTCGCGCGGGAAAACTTTAGTAACTGTTCTCCCTTAGCGATCGAAATTCTCGAACGGAATATCGAACTGACTCGGTTTCCCGTACCGAAAGGGGAACTCTACGCCGATACCCTCGGTTACGCCGGACTGACGCGCGCGGCTGACTTAATCGGGCAACTCGCCGATCCCCAGTACCTCAGCAAACTTCCCGCTCTTTATCGCGAATTTGAGGAAACCGGCGCCAACCTAGCATTAGGTTGCCGGAGTGCGGACGATTTGCACGCCTGCTACCCGAACTTTTTTTGGAAGGTCGCTTATCCCTATTTTAAAGATGCGTTGCCTTACTTGAAAGCGACGCAACTCGGGCAGCAAATCGTAGCTAACCTCTACGCTAATGTTTTCTTAGTCGAACGGGAACTCTACGTTGCCGCGAGAGAGTATTCTTGTGCGATCGCGAAAAATTACCGCGACACCGCTGCCGATACAGCAAGTTTTGCGGCTCACTTAGAAAGCCAGCGGTTAACCTTAGCGCCGGTGTAA